The Gimesia sp. DNA window ATGGGGCTTGCCGAACTGATCGGACAACTCGGCGAGCGGTTCCGGGGAGCGGCCACAGCCGGCCACTGTGTGACCAGCTGCGATGAACTCCGACACCATTGCCCGTCCCAGTCCCTGGGTGACGCCGGTGATGACGATTACTTTTGACATGACGGTTTCCTGTCCCTGGCCGATGGCACTTATTTCTTTTCAGCAGCCTTCACGGCGGCAGCGGCTTTGGCGTCTTCCTGTTTTGACAGTTCCGGATTGACGGGAACCGCAGCCGGTGCATCGCCGCGAATCCATTTAATCGCGCCGATGACGGAATCCAGAAATGCGGGATTGGTCCAGGTCGAAGGGTTGTGTCCCATGTTGTTCACGAAGACTTTGCCCTGCCCCCAGTCCTTGGCCCAGGCGACCGGGACCTGGTAGGGACGCTTGGGGTTACACTTCTCCATATTCAGGCTCATCAGCACATGCACTTTTTCCGGCTGCCAGTTTTTATACTGATAGATTTCATCTTTGACCTGGAATTCTTTCCCGAAAGGCTTCATGGCAGGGAAATCTGTGTTGTGCACGGTGATTGTCACCGTATTTCCAGCGGTCCAGGGATGGCCGTTGAAGGATCCGCCGATCATATCCCAATAAGGTTCGTAGGACTTGTAGGTATCGGTGGCTGAGTGAAAGCCGATAAAGCCGTGGCCTTTCTGCTTCAGCCAGTCATTCAGAAAATACTGCATGTCTGCTTCTTTAATGGGCAGCATGCCCGTGGTGTAGAACATGACGATGTCGTAGTTCTGTAGATTTTCTTTTGTGAAGTCGGCTGCGGCATCCTGCGTACAATCGACGGTGAACAGGCCCGACTGCTTCCCGAGTTGGATCATCGCGATTTCGGAAGGAGACAGCTGTTCTTTCTCCCGTTTGACGGAGCCGTGGGTATAACCTTTGCTCTGGGTGAGCATCAGGATACGGGTCTTGGCGTCGGCTGCATCGGCAACACCAGTCACGGTCAGCAGGGGGAATATCAGCAGACAGCAGACTGTCAGAAATCGAAAACTCATGGTGGTCGCTCCCAGTTGAGAATGAAGGATACGCGGAAGTCAGATCTCACTATATTAAAAGAGATCAATTCCCGATTGCAAAGCAGCGGGACTAATCGGTCAGTTCCTGGATACGGATATTGCGGAACTCAACCGGGTTTCCCTCGGACTGCAGCCCGAAAAAGCCGTCTTTCAGCTCACTTGGTTTGGAAGTGGCGATCTCCGTTCCGTTCAGAACCGAAGTTAAAGCGCCGTCTTTGCAGACGACTTCAATTGCATTCCACTCGCCTATCGGCCGACGCACTTTTTGCCGGGCTTCCGGATTATCGGTGACTTCGAGGGTGATGTCTTTGCTGTTTGATTTGATGTGTGCCATCTCAGAATACTTACCCTGTACTTCGAGGCACTTGGGCCAGACGCGATTTTCGCCTGTGATATAGAACAGGAATCCTGTGTTCGGATCGGCATTTGTTTCAGCTGATTCGGGGAAGCGATACTCCAAACGAACGGTACAGTTTCCGAGTGCAACGCGTGTATAGATATAACCGCGAGGCTGTCCCTGGCAGGAAATGATTCCGTCCTTCTCAGTCCAGTTTTTACCGGAGACCGGTTCTTTCGATTTTCCGGCGAACTCTTCAAAGTCCTTCAGATGCAACAGGGTAAATCCGTCTTCGACTTCGAATAACGATTCGATTGTTTTTTCAGGTTCATCGATGGCGGGTACTTCATTCAGCGCTTCTTTTTTCTGTTCTTCCGTGGGGCTTCCACAGGCAGACAGCAGACAGGTCAACAACATCAATAGAACAAAGGAAAGCTGAGTTTTCATAGATCAGATTCTTTCATGAAGGTCAGGCATACTTTCTCTGCTCCCGGCCCAGAGCGTAACACTGTGAAGATTTATCGTACCCAATCTGCTTAATGCACTGAAGTCTGGCGTCCCCTGTTCCAGTCAGGATACATATAATCGATACATTTTTCTCGGGCCTGGCAGATTTACTGAATTCGGTAATCAAGAGATGCAGGAGATCCCGCAGATTTTGCCGATAGAGATTATGTACTCTCCCTTAACTGATTCGCCTCACAGGATGACTTAGGCACCATTGGCTGAAGTCGAAATGCTGTGCAGGATCAGGCAGCAATAATTTCAGTATCCTACTGAGATAGAAATGGGCTATCATGCAACAAGTAATGATCTCTCCCCCCGAGGATCAAGCGAGGACGACCAGTCACACCTGTGCCTCGCTGATCAAATCGCAACCGGCCGGCCAGGCTGATAAACAACAGGACCTGAGTATTTCAGTACTGGAATGGCTTAACGCAGAGTTGAGAAAAGAGGTAGAAAAGCAGGAAATCGTATCGTTTCAGCCAAACGAGAAGATGATCGATCGTTTGCAGAACATGCTGACTTCCAAAGCGACCGGCATCACCATTATGGTGGTCGGTTTATTCATCATGTAAGACGCAGCAATCTGAAGGGTAATCCGGATTCGTGTAACAGCTACTGATTCTGCTATGTATGCAGCGCTCAGCCGCATAGCAGGATCAGCAACAGGTGGAATCAGACGATTCCTGAACCGAAAGAGTCTCCCTGCGCACCCGGCTCACGATTCTGCGAAGTAACCCTGTCGGCAGCTGGCTGATCGGCTGGATTATGATGAGGTGGTTTCCCGTCTGAACGGTCCTCAGCAGCATCAATTCGAAATACCTGACCGTTCTTGCGGTGAATGGTCGATTCCGTGCGGGAGGGCTGGACCTGTGGTGTCTCGTCATAGTCCTCTTCGTAGGGTCCAAGCCGCGCGTAATCTTCTTCGCCGAAATCGTCATAGCGGCAGATGTAGCCATCCTGCTGCGCGGAGACGCGCTCTTCCTCATATGCCTTGAGGACCTCTTCCTGAATCAATTCACGGCATTCGGAATTGATGGGATGCGCGATGTCGGCATAGAGACGGGCACGACCGGCGTCATCTTTATCCGCCCGGTTTTCATCCAGACGCACGCCACACTGGTTACAGAAGGAGGCGCGCAGATGGTTCTTGGTATGACACTTGGGACAACGATCCATCAGCTTGCGGCTGGGCATCGCCACGAAGGCACCTTTGGCCCCCTGAATGATTTTCAGATCCCGGATGACGAATGAGACGTCGAAAGTAATTGAGCAGAATGCCAGCAATCTTTCGTGTGGGTCATTCATCAATTTGATGCGTACTTCACTGATCTCCATGGCCTCACTCCATTTGTGCCAAATTTAAAATTGCTCATCTATAGTCGGTTCTGGACAACAAATACATGCCCTTTCACTGTGGATCGCAATCGCGCAGCGACCTGGGAAGCCTGTGCCCGATTCTGGCAGACACCAAAATAGGCCGTTCCGCTTCCACTCATCATATGCCCCAAAACAGATTGTTTTGAGAAGTAATCTTTTAAAATTAATATATCCGAATTCAGCTGTTCCGCAGGCACCTGCAGATCATTCAACATGAAGTGGGAAATTGAATGAAACTGCCCAGAAGCCAGATCACGCGTCAGACGCTCAACCTGATTATTTGAGTGAGTTCCTACTCGACACTGCCGATAAACGTCCGCCGTGGATAAACCCGACTGGGGTCGAGCAATCACAAAGTGGAGACATTGGGGAATGGATACGGGTTCGATCAGTTCACCTCTTCCCCGACAGATGGCTGCATTGCTCTCTGTGAGAAAGAACGGAATGTCACTCCCCAGCTCGGCCGCCAGACCTCGTAATTCTTCAGGCGACAATCCCAAATGCCAGAGTTGATTGGCAGCGAATAAGGCCGCCGCTGCATCGCTTGATCCCCCGCCGAGTCCAGCCTCTGCAGGAATGCGTTTAATCAACTGGATCCGCAATCCCTGCTGTGTTCCCGTTTTTGCCTGAAGTAACCGGACAGCACGCACTACCAGGTTATCTTCACCAGTCGGGATCTGCTGGTCTGTGTCTCGTTGGGGCTGAAGTGAATTCGCTTCGGCAACACTCAACGCAACTTCTGTTGAAGGATCCTCCGTGAAAACCAAAGTGTCGTATATACCAACCGACAGCATCAACGAAGTAATGTCGTGAAAACCGTCGGGGCGCTTATTATCGATGCTTAAGAACAAATTTAATTTGGCAGGAGCATGAACTGTAACGGAACGTGAATGGGGATAAGAAAAGAGCATCCGTCACATTTCCAAAATTCCTGCGGAACGAATTTCTCGTTATATAAAACAGGTCCTCACATCATGAATTGTGAGAGATAAGAGCGGCTTGACCTGATTTCAATTCGATTGCGATACGACGTTATAGTTTAAAGATGACTACAACGCTGATTATCGTATCTGTTTATTGAAATTTCGTCAACATCTTTTCCCCAGCGAGGGGATTTACTGCTGGTATAACAGAGTCCGTTGATGGTTTCTCTCAACCGCTGACTGACTTCAACAGTTGCTGAAATGCCTTCGATTCGACCTGCGCCGACTTCGTAAAGCGAATGCGGGCCTGCTCGTTACCGCGAGAATCGGTTTTGATTTCGCGTTCACTTCCCAGATCAGCAATTTTACCCAGAGTAATTTCTCCGTCGGCGGCCCGAAAAGTGACATCCACCCCTTCCCGCCGCTTCGTATGGATTGTCAGAAACGGTTTGCGTTTGCCGGCCTGAACAAAATTGACCAGTGATTTGCTGTCCCATTGAATCGACGAATCAGCATACGTTTTTTCCAGCACCTCGAAGAGGCTTTCCAGCAGTTCCGGATCCCAGGCAACCCGCTTGTTATTGGGGAAGCCTTTACGGGAGAGATGCCATTTCTTTTTAAGCACCTTCCAAGGCATGATTTCGTCCGGTTTGATCTCCTCGCGATGAATCAGCCCCAGGAACGATTCTGCCGCCGTTTCCAGAAATTCCTGGAAGGCCGGTGTTTCGATTTCTTCCAGCCAGTGGATGGTCAGTGTGACTTCCTGCCAGGGTCCCTTGAGATTTTTGACCCGCACCCGATTAGACCGCCCGTAAATGGGAAGTTCATCCAGATCGTCCAGCGATTTCAACGCGAGTTGCTCCCGCAGCGGTTCCTGCTGGAACGTATTACGTTTGACGCGGAAGCTGAGCCTTAACAGCCATTCATCGCCGGTGTTCGCGTGCAGGAACCAGCCCTGTTTTTTCACTGGACCGTTGACTTCGACAATACTGCGATGGTTCCAGTTGATCTCGCCGAAGCCGTCCTTGTTCTCGATGAAATCAATGATCGATTCGAGTGCGGCACCTTCCCACTGACAGGCGGCCCCGGAAAGCGAAACGTGATCCTGGGTATGCCAGCGACGACCATCCTGCTGCCAGGGCATCTGGGCGTCGCGCCCGATCTGTTTGAGATCGAGGTCCCCTTCCTGTTTTTCGCCGAGGCTCTGTGCATCGAAGACTTCGCGCTCAGTTCGTTGACCGGAAGCGAGAATCGGCTGCAGAATCTCGCCGGTATACGATCGGAGCAGGACCGGCTGTTTTGATTTGCGGGTACTCCGGGACTTCGTCTGCTTCTGATAAGCCTTCGCGTGTTCGACCAGCTTTTCGGGTGTGCCGGCGGCGATGATCTGACCGCCGCCGCTGCCGGCTTCCGGACCGACGTCTACCAGCCAGTCTGCGGTTTTAATCACATCGAGATTGTGTTCGATGACAATCACCGTGTTGCCGAGTTCCACCAGGCTGTTTAAGACTTTGAGCAGCTTGGCGATATCGTCAAAGTGGAGACCGGTCGTCGGTTCATCCAGCAGGTAAAGTGTCTTACCCGTATTGGGACGTGCGAGTTCTGCTGCCAGCTTCACCCGCTGCGATTCACCGCCAGAGAGAGTGGGGGCAGACTGTCCCAAGGTGAGATAATCCAGGCCGATGGCGCACAGGGTTTCCATCGTGCGTCGGATGGCGGGAATGTTGCTGAACAGTTCCGCGACTTCACCGATCGACATCTCCAGCACATCCGCGATGGACTTGCCTTTGTATTTGACCGAGAGTGTTTCCTGATTGTAACGTTTGCCGTTACAGGTCTCACAGGTGACCCAGACATCGGGCAGGAAGTGCATCTCAATGCACCGCTGACCGTTGCCCTCACAGTCTTCACAACGGCCCCCGGATCGGTTAAAGCTGAAGCGGCCAGGCTGATAGCCGCGCACTTTCGCTTCCGGCAGTCGTGAGAAGAGTTCGCGGATCTGATCGAACACGCCGGTATAAGTCGCGGGGTTCGAAGCGGGGGTGTTCCCCAGCGGACGCTGATCGACAATGATCGCTTTATTGATCTGATCCAGTCCCAGCAGATCCTGGTAGGGACCGGGGGCTTCCTTGGCGCGATGCAGTTTTTTCGTCACGGCCCGGGCCAGTGTTTCTTCGATGAGCGAGCTCTTACCCGATCCGGAAACGCCTGTAATACAGGTGAATGAGCCGAGTGGAATCTGAAGATCGACGGACTGCAGATTGTGGTGACGGGCGCCGGTCAGCTCCAGCCAGTGTCCGGTGGGCGAAAGCGGAACATCTGCTTTCCCCTGCTTTTCATAGATCACACGCCGCTCACTGGGGATGGCAATCGTCCTCTGATCGGCCAGATACTGACCGGTCATGGACTTTTTACTCCGCTTCAGCTGCTTCGGGGAACCTTTTCCGACAATCGTGCCGCCAAAGCGGCCGGCACCGGGTCCGAAATCATAGAGACAGTCAGACGCTTCAAGCACTTCGCGGTCATGCTCGACCATCACAATTGTATTGCCGATGTCTCGCAGTTTTTTCAGCGTGTTAATCAGGCGGGTGTTATCACGGGGATGCAGACCGATAGTCGGTTCGTCCAGCACATACAGAACCCCGGTCAGTGAACGTCCGACCTGCCCGGCCAGGCGAATGCGCTGACTCTCTCCGCCGGAGAGGGTCGGCAGCGGACGGCTCAAGGTGAGGTAATCGAGCCCCACATCGACGAGGAACTGCAGACGACTGGTGGCTTCCTTGATCAGGTCGCCGGCGATCTGTTTTTCACGTTTGTTGAGTTTCGCCTGCTTGATGAACTCGAGAGCGGCCTGCAGCGGCAAATCGCAAAACTGGCCAATCGTCTTTCCCTGGAAGCGGACGGCGGCGGCATCCGTGCGGAGTCGGCTGCCATTACAGACCGAACAGGGTACTTCGCCGGTCATCTCGTGCAGACGACTGCGGAACGCGAACGACAATCGCGAGGCTTCCTCAATCGCCGGGTAGAGCCCCTTAAACTGGAACTGGATTTTGCCACCCTCGTCCAGGGGGATCCAGCGTTCTTCATCGCCGTAGAGAATCACGCGTTGCTGTTTGACCGTCAACTGATTGAAGGGCACGTCCAGGGGAATCCGGAACTGCCGGGCGATGGCCTCCAGTGTCTGCGCGAACGCAGCGTTGGTACGTGGATCGGGCCAGGCGGCAACCGCGGCTTCGCCCAGACTCCGGTTCGGATCGGGAATCAGTTCCGAGAGATTCGTCCCCAGTTCGGTTCCGAGGCCTTCGCAGTACTCACACCAGCCGAGCGGACTGTTGAACGAGTAATTGTGGGGCGTCAGCTCTTCGAAGCTCTGACCACACTGTTCGCAGAAGTAATACAGGCTGAACGTTTCGAAATCCCATTCCGGTTCCGGCACATCGTCTTCGCAGTAGCAGGCATACATCAGCCCTTCCCCGAGAGCCAGCGCTGATTCGACAGAGTCTGCGATGCGGGAGCGGTTTTTGGCAGCCACGGTGATGCGGTCGATCACAACTTCGACTTCATGGCGACGCCGACGGTCGATATCGGGAACGTCTTCCAGGCGATACGTGGTGCCGTCAATGCGGACGCGACGGAAACCCTGTATGTTGAGTTTCTCCCAGAGCGTGTCGTATGCCTGCCCGACATTGATATCGACGGGAGCGAGAATCAGCAGTTTCGTCCCCTCTTCCATATCCAGAATTCGCTGGATGACTTCGTCGGTGGTTTGAGTTTCGACGGGAACGTCACAATCGGGGCAGTACATCTTCCCGAGCCGGGCGTAAAGCACGCGAAGATAATCATAAATCTCCGTGACCGTACCAACCGTGGAACGGGGAGAATGGCCGGTGGTTTTCTGCTCGATGGCGATCGCCGGAGAGAGGCCGTGAATGTGTTCGAATTTGGGCTTGGGCATCTGTCCCAGGAACTGCCGGGCATAGGCAGACAGCGATTCCACGTACCGCCGCTGGCCTTCCGCGTAGAGCGTATCCATCGCCAGTGAACTCTTACCGCTTCCGCTGGGACCACAGAAGACGTTCATCTGGTCGCGGGTGATCTGCACATCCAGATTCTGCAGGTTGTGCTGGCCGGCACCACGAATCGTGATCTCCCGGCTGTCTTTGGGAGAGGCGCCGTTGGATTTCGGAACGGCGGACTGCCAGCGATGGTGGGGATTATTGAGCGTGAGTGTCTGTCTGCCTCTGGCTTTCGCAGGTGGTTTGGCAGGGACCAGGTCGGTCTGTTCTTTCAGCGCGAGCCCTGTATAAGACCAGGGACAGGCGGCGACTTCTTCTGGTGTGCCCTCGATCAGGATCCGGCCTCCCCCTTCGCCCCCCTCGGGCCCCAGGTCGATGACCCAGTCTGCGGTTTTAATCACGTCCAGGTGATGTTCGACGACGAGCACCGTATTCCCGGCATCGGCCAGGTGGTGCAGGACCTTGAGCAGCAGTTTGACGTCGGCGAAATGCAGACCGGTGGTCGGCTCGTCCAGTAGATAAAAGGTGTTTCCAGTAGAACGTTTCCCCAGTTCGCGGGCCAGCTTGACCCGTTGGGCTTCACCGCCGGAGAGCGTAGGCGAGGGTTGTCCGAGCTTCAGATAATCGAGGCCGACATCGT harbors:
- a CDS encoding ThuA domain-containing protein, producing MSFRFLTVCCLLIFPLLTVTGVADAADAKTRILMLTQSKGYTHGSVKREKEQLSPSEIAMIQLGKQSGLFTVDCTQDAAADFTKENLQNYDIVMFYTTGMLPIKEADMQYFLNDWLKQKGHGFIGFHSATDTYKSYEPYWDMIGGSFNGHPWTAGNTVTITVHNTDFPAMKPFGKEFQVKDEIYQYKNWQPEKVHVLMSLNMEKCNPKRPYQVPVAWAKDWGQGKVFVNNMGHNPSTWTNPAFLDSVIGAIKWIRGDAPAAVPVNPELSKQEDAKAAAAVKAAEKK
- a CDS encoding DUF1080 domain-containing protein, whose product is MKTQLSFVLLMLLTCLLSACGSPTEEQKKEALNEVPAIDEPEKTIESLFEVEDGFTLLHLKDFEEFAGKSKEPVSGKNWTEKDGIISCQGQPRGYIYTRVALGNCTVRLEYRFPESAETNADPNTGFLFYITGENRVWPKCLEVQGKYSEMAHIKSNSKDITLEVTDNPEARQKVRRPIGEWNAIEVVCKDGALTSVLNGTEIATSKPSELKDGFFGLQSEGNPVEFRNIRIQELTD
- a CDS encoding SpoVG family protein — encoded protein: MEISEVRIKLMNDPHERLLAFCSITFDVSFVIRDLKIIQGAKGAFVAMPSRKLMDRCPKCHTKNHLRASFCNQCGVRLDENRADKDDAGRARLYADIAHPINSECRELIQEEVLKAYEEERVSAQQDGYICRYDDFGEEDYARLGPYEEDYDETPQVQPSRTESTIHRKNGQVFRIDAAEDRSDGKPPHHNPADQPAADRVTSQNREPGAQGDSFGSGIV
- the ispE gene encoding 4-(cytidine 5'-diphospho)-2-C-methyl-D-erythritol kinase → MLFSYPHSRSVTVHAPAKLNLFLSIDNKRPDGFHDITSLMLSVGIYDTLVFTEDPSTEVALSVAEANSLQPQRDTDQQIPTGEDNLVVRAVRLLQAKTGTQQGLRIQLIKRIPAEAGLGGGSSDAAAALFAANQLWHLGLSPEELRGLAAELGSDIPFFLTESNAAICRGRGELIEPVSIPQCLHFVIARPQSGLSTADVYRQCRVGTHSNNQVERLTRDLASGQFHSISHFMLNDLQVPAEQLNSDILILKDYFSKQSVLGHMMSGSGTAYFGVCQNRAQASQVAARLRSTVKGHVFVVQNRL
- the uvrA gene encoding excinuclease ABC subunit UvrA, yielding MSQKDIIITGAREHNLRNVSVQLPRNRLIVMTGVSGSGKSSLAFDTLYAEGQRRYVESLSSYARQFLGQMPKPEVDSISGLAPSISIQQKMSGRNPRSTVGTITEIYDYLRVLFARVGQGYCEKCGKPITSQSSERIIDSIGLMPDKTRYSILAPLIQQQKGEYKDLFEDLLKQGFLRARVDGRMVQLSDQLQLDRQMRHTIEVVIDRLVAGKVSRSRLAESVELALKMSNGTLIVVEEVSSKSQPGQQETDQPAPEKLYSSRYACADCGISYEPPTPQLFSFNSPLGMCGECNGLGMRYDFPLDAILSSETKSIQKGAFELLGPLSKVGKWRRHIYQGVARSIERDLKMPEDSFLKTPWNELPEAAQQQFLFGTGERNITFSWRHSGGVWKHGGTWDGYVEELLESYRKTSNPMRRKQLEKYMDFVQCSSCQGTRLNSQARHVRIASLSYAEQEDKDPVTRTLPEVCAFSIEEAAHFFESLDLDQTGLLIAEEVLKEIRGRLGFLLRCGLNYLTLDRTAPTLSGGESQRIRLAGQIGCGLVGVVYILDEPSIGLHPRDNTMLLESLCDLRDQGNTVIVVEHDEETMRAADHIVDFGPGPGVRGGYIVAEGTYQNVLKAKESVTAAFLSGKEKIEIPETRRKLVKKESLHIKGAKHHNLKDIDVRIPTKGVICVTGVSGSGKSSLINDILWPVLNKNVNKGKGNPGEHQKVTGLELIDKAIDIDQSPIGRTPRSNPATYVKVFDLIRDLYAKLPDSRMRGYKAGRFSFNVPGGRCEACEGHGANKLEMDFLADVWVPCPVCEGRRFHHETLEIRYKGASIAEVLDMDIQQAIEHFQNVPKILKLLESLHDVGLDYLKLGQPSPTLSGGEAQRVKLARELGKRSTGNTFYLLDEPTTGLHFADVKLLLKVLHHLADAGNTVLVVEHHLDVIKTADWVIDLGPEGGEGGGRILIEGTPEEVAACPWSYTGLALKEQTDLVPAKPPAKARGRQTLTLNNPHHRWQSAVPKSNGASPKDSREITIRGAGQHNLQNLDVQITRDQMNVFCGPSGSGKSSLAMDTLYAEGQRRYVESLSAYARQFLGQMPKPKFEHIHGLSPAIAIEQKTTGHSPRSTVGTVTEIYDYLRVLYARLGKMYCPDCDVPVETQTTDEVIQRILDMEEGTKLLILAPVDINVGQAYDTLWEKLNIQGFRRVRIDGTTYRLEDVPDIDRRRRHEVEVVIDRITVAAKNRSRIADSVESALALGEGLMYACYCEDDVPEPEWDFETFSLYYFCEQCGQSFEELTPHNYSFNSPLGWCEYCEGLGTELGTNLSELIPDPNRSLGEAAVAAWPDPRTNAAFAQTLEAIARQFRIPLDVPFNQLTVKQQRVILYGDEERWIPLDEGGKIQFQFKGLYPAIEEASRLSFAFRSRLHEMTGEVPCSVCNGSRLRTDAAAVRFQGKTIGQFCDLPLQAALEFIKQAKLNKREKQIAGDLIKEATSRLQFLVDVGLDYLTLSRPLPTLSGGESQRIRLAGQVGRSLTGVLYVLDEPTIGLHPRDNTRLINTLKKLRDIGNTIVMVEHDREVLEASDCLYDFGPGAGRFGGTIVGKGSPKQLKRSKKSMTGQYLADQRTIAIPSERRVIYEKQGKADVPLSPTGHWLELTGARHHNLQSVDLQIPLGSFTCITGVSGSGKSSLIEETLARAVTKKLHRAKEAPGPYQDLLGLDQINKAIIVDQRPLGNTPASNPATYTGVFDQIRELFSRLPEAKVRGYQPGRFSFNRSGGRCEDCEGNGQRCIEMHFLPDVWVTCETCNGKRYNQETLSVKYKGKSIADVLEMSIGEVAELFSNIPAIRRTMETLCAIGLDYLTLGQSAPTLSGGESQRVKLAAELARPNTGKTLYLLDEPTTGLHFDDIAKLLKVLNSLVELGNTVIVIEHNLDVIKTADWLVDVGPEAGSGGGQIIAAGTPEKLVEHAKAYQKQTKSRSTRKSKQPVLLRSYTGEILQPILASGQRTEREVFDAQSLGEKQEGDLDLKQIGRDAQMPWQQDGRRWHTQDHVSLSGAACQWEGAALESIIDFIENKDGFGEINWNHRSIVEVNGPVKKQGWFLHANTGDEWLLRLSFRVKRNTFQQEPLREQLALKSLDDLDELPIYGRSNRVRVKNLKGPWQEVTLTIHWLEEIETPAFQEFLETAAESFLGLIHREEIKPDEIMPWKVLKKKWHLSRKGFPNNKRVAWDPELLESLFEVLEKTYADSSIQWDSKSLVNFVQAGKRKPFLTIHTKRREGVDVTFRAADGEITLGKIADLGSEREIKTDSRGNEQARIRFTKSAQVESKAFQQLLKSVSG